The genomic region GAGTAGCCCGCGATATGAGGTGTAGAGATGTCCACATGACGAACCAGCCAGGGGTCGGGCGTCGGCTCGTTCTCCCAGACATCGAGAATAACCGCCGAGGTTTTGCCGGTTTCCATCGCCTTTTTCAGGGCGGCGGTTTCCATCACACCTCCCCGGGCGGTATTGATAAAGACAGCGCCTTTCCTGAGAGCGGAAAAGAAGATTTCGTCAGCCAGGTGGTATGTGGCATCGGGTCCGTCTTCCGTAAGCGGGGTATGCAGCGTGATAATATCGCAGGCCAGGGCTTCTTCCAGAGGCCGATATTTGCTGTCGGCGGTGATGCGGGCCAGCGGCGGGTCGTTCAGGACGGTTTCCATCCCGAGGGCCCGACATTTGGCATCCACCCGAGAGCCGACATTGCCGACCCCGATAATGCCGATGCGTTTGCCATCAAGGGTAAACCGACGGCGTTTGGCAACCAGCAGCAAGGCGGCAACAACATATTCGGCAACACTGTTGGCGTTGGACCCGGGGGCGGAGGCAAAAGCAATTTTGGCCCGCTGGAGATAATCGGTATCCACATGGTCGGTGCCGATGGTAGCCGTGGCGACAAACCGCACGCGGCTGCCGCCCAGTAGGACCTCGTTGACAGGCGTAATGCTCCGCACCAGCAGCAGGTCGGCATCGCGAACAACCTCCGGCGTAATCTGCCTGCCGGAGCAGACATAAACGTCACCAAGCGACGAGAAACATTCCTTAACAAACGGAATATTTTGGTCTGCAACAATCTTCACAAGAACCTCACAAAAGAATAGACGCCAGCGTAAAATAAATCAGAATGGTAAAGATATCCGCCAATGCCAGCGTAATCGGGCCGGCGGCGACTTTGGGGTCCAGTTTCAGGGCGTGCAGGAGGGCCGGAATGCTCAAGCCGAGAAAACAAGCCGTAGAAAGCGACAGAAGGATGCTGCCGCCGATAACCAAGGCCGGCAGTCCGGCACCGCGCCAAAGCCAGACAATCATTCCCACGGCCAGCCCGCAGGCCGCCCCGAGCAGAAGGGATGTGCCCGCCTCACGAACCAGCGAAGACAGATACCAGCGAAGGGTCGGACGCATCGAACGCAGGGCCTGGATGGTGACCGTCATCGACTGCATGCTCACACTCTCGCCCAGCCCCAGCACAAGGGTCAAAAAGAAGGCCAGCACAAGAGTCTTGGCCAACGTCAGTTCATACACACCAACCAGCAGGGCACAAATCGTACCGCTGGCGATGGTGGCCGTCAGCCAGGGAAAGCGAACCCGAAAGGCCCGAAGCGGGGAGGCATTCCGCAGCTGCGAGACCCGAAAGCCGATGATTTCGAAGACTTCGGCAATCCGCTCGCGTTCCGCCACGCTAAAGATTTCGTCCGTAAACATGCCGACGTCCACTACCCCGACAATCTGCTGTTTGTCGTTAACCACCGGAAGGGCCAGAAACCGATGAATCGCAAACAGCTCACAGGCATCAAAAACCGTCGCCGTATGCGGAATCGTTATGACATCGCGAATCATAATTTCAGACAGCCGTTCCTCCAGCGGCGCTGTCAGGAGCCGCCGGGTTGGAATCACACCAACCAGGCGTCGGTCCGCATCCACCACATAAAAATACATAATTCGGTCGCCCAGCTGACGGCTTCGGATGTCCTCCAGCGCCTGCCGAACGGTCCATTTCTCATGCAGTTCGGTAATGTCCCGCCCGGCAATCGTCATCACAGAATGATAAATGGGGTCTTTGGG from Anaerohalosphaeraceae bacterium harbors:
- a CDS encoding 4-phosphoerythronate dehydrogenase, producing the protein MKIVADQNIPFVKECFSSLGDVYVCSGRQITPEVVRDADLLLVRSITPVNEVLLGGSRVRFVATATIGTDHVDTDYLQRAKIAFASAPGSNANSVAEYVVAALLLVAKRRRFTLDGKRIGIIGVGNVGSRVDAKCRALGMETVLNDPPLARITADSKYRPLEEALACDIITLHTPLTEDGPDATYHLADEIFFSALRKGAVFINTARGGVMETAALKKAMETGKTSAVILDVWENEPTPDPWLVRHVDISTPHIAGYSFDGKVNGLLMIYRAACKFLNVDPQYTEKDFLPPPAVPQIEITPEQIQSASEEVLLHEIVQQVYPIGRDDFNMREILQVPAEQQGAFFDRLRRDYPVRREFQNTLVKLPKGADTLAAKLTGIGFQVEMEKSRWNLFRR
- a CDS encoding magnesium transporter, with the translated sequence MEPKDPIYHSVMTIAGRDITELHEKWTVRQALEDIRSRQLGDRIMYFYVVDADRRLVGVIPTRRLLTAPLEERLSEIMIRDVITIPHTATVFDACELFAIHRFLALPVVNDKQQIVGVVDVGMFTDEIFSVAERERIAEVFEIIGFRVSQLRNASPLRAFRVRFPWLTATIASGTICALLVGVYELTLAKTLVLAFFLTLVLGLGESVSMQSMTVTIQALRSMRPTLRWYLSSLVREAGTSLLLGAACGLAVGMIVWLWRGAGLPALVIGGSILLSLSTACFLGLSIPALLHALKLDPKVAAGPITLALADIFTILIYFTLASILL